In Lujinxingia sediminis, a single genomic region encodes these proteins:
- a CDS encoding dioxygenase family protein gives MGHHHDHNNALSRRAFMNALLAAGAGVAAAGWGAACSPQSAGASNRLTTSSRGDEQGQAPEKQGGARMPVGFVGHGAPTLAIDPGKGGDLARWSKALPTPRAILAISAHWEDAPASAGTTRVQDLMYDFYGFPEELYQIEYPSPGAPDLVRRIGALMGEEVTRHDRALDHGVWVPLLHMAPQADVPVLQLSLPSREGPEALFELGRKLAPLRDEGIFILGSGNVVHNLRRLSWHDPDGAVPPGWASEFDRWVEEVIDQGDFDALVDYRHKSPGLRIAHPTEEHFQPLLVAAGAASVQRDPVGYPVKGFEYGSISRRCVQFG, from the coding sequence ATGGGACACCATCACGATCATAACAATGCGTTGAGCCGACGAGCTTTTATGAATGCGCTCCTGGCCGCCGGGGCCGGTGTGGCGGCAGCCGGGTGGGGGGCGGCCTGTTCGCCGCAGTCCGCCGGCGCGTCGAACAGGTTGACAACGTCGAGTCGGGGCGACGAACAGGGGCAGGCTCCTGAAAAGCAGGGCGGTGCGCGGATGCCGGTGGGCTTTGTCGGGCACGGCGCACCGACGCTCGCCATCGACCCGGGGAAAGGCGGTGATCTGGCGCGCTGGTCCAAGGCGTTGCCGACGCCGCGCGCCATCCTGGCGATAAGCGCCCATTGGGAAGATGCCCCGGCGAGCGCCGGGACAACCCGGGTGCAAGATCTCATGTACGATTTTTACGGGTTCCCCGAAGAACTCTATCAGATCGAGTATCCCTCTCCCGGCGCCCCTGATCTGGTGCGGCGCATCGGAGCGTTGATGGGCGAAGAGGTCACCCGGCACGATCGCGCGCTCGACCACGGGGTGTGGGTGCCCCTTCTCCACATGGCGCCGCAGGCGGATGTCCCGGTGCTGCAACTCTCGCTGCCTTCGCGGGAAGGGCCGGAGGCGCTCTTTGAGCTCGGGCGCAAACTGGCCCCGCTGCGCGATGAGGGGATCTTTATTCTGGGGAGCGGCAACGTCGTTCATAACCTGCGCCGGCTCTCCTGGCATGATCCCGATGGTGCGGTGCCTCCGGGATGGGCCTCGGAGTTCGACCGTTGGGTTGAGGAGGTCATCGATCAGGGCGACTTTGATGCGCTGGTCGACTACCGCCACAAGAGTCCGGGGCTGCGCATCGCGCATCCGACTGAAGAGCACTTCCAACCGCTGCTCGTGGCCGCCGGTGCAGCGAGCGTCCAACGTGACCCGGTGGGCTATCCCGTGAAGGGGTTTGAATACGGGAGTATCAGCCGGCGTTGCGTGCAGTTCGGCTGA
- a CDS encoding SMP-30/gluconolactonase/LRE family protein: protein MKAVSMRAARWTSTLAAGALLLAACGGGDEETTGESQAALSHTSASVDSDYRIRTLTTGADLHATNGIVVGPDGNLYVASVLSRAIAVVNPRSGRIIDMIGTERGVDSPDDLIFGPDGSLYWTSFLTGEVGRLSPDGVKTTVAQLAPGVNAIAMSPDGRLFATIVFLGDALYELDPEGVDAPRLVGTGYAGLNSMKFGPDGQLYGPRWFAGDVVRVNVDTGTFTTVLDGLQVPAAVKFNSQGILHVVDQYTGEIIALDLDTGQTHVVAVADEAGADNLAFDANDTIYITNAHDGWVRKVLPSGRMRSLTREGLVAPGGVAVVPYQGRQTVFVADALSMKGFSTLTGRLTASIHSVIGVSALASPITASADGDRVLTSSWFANVVQTWDPAQEAVVESHADFSTPLNAIRYQGDLIVAELTANRVVRREAGTTDKEVLAAIPVPTGLATDGEDLWAADWVTGSVYLIAEDGQALAAPEVVAQGLSFPEGMAVDEDGDLLVVETGLNQVTRIDVETGEKSVLASGLNIGMAGPSGMPPTYIFNGIAVDDCGVIYVSVDTDNSVVKIAPRGRGALRCSFGRPGHPGKGHGHGH from the coding sequence ATGAAAGCTGTATCAATGCGCGCTGCTCGATGGACTTCGACGTTGGCTGCCGGAGCGCTGCTCCTGGCCGCATGTGGTGGTGGCGACGAGGAGACAACTGGCGAGTCTCAGGCCGCCCTGTCGCACACCTCGGCATCAGTGGACTCCGACTATCGGATTCGCACCCTGACGACCGGTGCTGATCTGCATGCTACCAACGGTATCGTGGTTGGCCCGGACGGCAATCTCTACGTCGCCAGCGTACTCTCCCGGGCTATCGCGGTGGTCAACCCGCGCTCCGGCCGCATCATCGACATGATTGGCACTGAGCGCGGCGTGGACTCTCCGGACGACCTTATCTTCGGTCCGGACGGATCGCTCTACTGGACCTCCTTTCTTACCGGTGAAGTCGGCCGATTGAGCCCCGACGGGGTCAAGACCACCGTCGCCCAACTGGCCCCCGGCGTGAACGCGATCGCCATGTCTCCGGACGGACGCCTCTTCGCAACAATCGTCTTTTTGGGCGACGCCCTCTACGAGCTCGATCCCGAAGGGGTCGATGCTCCTCGCCTCGTCGGAACCGGCTATGCCGGACTCAACAGCATGAAGTTCGGTCCGGATGGCCAGCTCTACGGTCCGCGATGGTTCGCCGGGGACGTCGTACGCGTCAACGTTGACACCGGGACGTTTACCACCGTGCTCGACGGCCTTCAGGTGCCGGCTGCCGTGAAGTTCAACTCTCAGGGAATCCTGCACGTCGTCGATCAGTACACCGGCGAGATCATCGCGCTCGACCTGGACACCGGTCAGACCCATGTGGTCGCAGTGGCCGACGAGGCTGGTGCCGACAACCTGGCATTTGACGCCAACGACACCATCTACATCACCAACGCCCACGACGGCTGGGTACGCAAAGTGCTCCCCAGCGGCCGCATGCGCAGCCTGACCCGCGAGGGACTTGTCGCTCCCGGTGGCGTCGCCGTGGTTCCCTACCAGGGCCGGCAGACCGTCTTTGTGGCCGACGCCCTCTCCATGAAGGGATTCTCTACGTTGACCGGGCGCCTGACCGCTTCGATTCACTCCGTGATCGGCGTCTCCGCGCTGGCCTCCCCGATAACGGCGAGCGCTGACGGCGACCGCGTGCTGACCAGCTCCTGGTTTGCCAACGTCGTCCAGACCTGGGATCCGGCGCAGGAAGCCGTCGTGGAGAGCCACGCCGATTTTTCCACGCCTCTTAATGCGATTCGTTACCAGGGCGATCTCATCGTGGCCGAGCTGACCGCGAACCGCGTTGTGCGCCGTGAAGCCGGCACTACCGACAAAGAGGTGCTCGCTGCGATCCCCGTGCCCACCGGCCTGGCCACTGACGGCGAAGACCTCTGGGCGGCCGACTGGGTCACCGGATCGGTCTACCTCATCGCCGAGGATGGCCAGGCGCTCGCTGCGCCTGAAGTCGTCGCTCAGGGGCTTTCCTTTCCCGAAGGCATGGCCGTCGATGAAGATGGCGACCTTCTGGTCGTCGAAACCGGCCTTAATCAGGTCACCCGTATCGATGTGGAGACTGGCGAGAAGTCCGTGTTGGCCAGCGGCCTCAACATCGGAATGGCCGGCCCTTCCGGTATGCCCCCGACCTACATCTTCAACGGCATCGCCGTTGATGATTGCGGCGTGATCTACGTCAGCGTTGATACGGACAACTCCGTGGTCAAGATCGCTCCGCGCGGTCGCGGAGCGCTTCGTTGCTCCTTCGGGCGTCCGGGCCACCCCGGTAAGGGTCACGGGCATGGGCACTAA
- a CDS encoding hybrid sensor histidine kinase/response regulator produces MGKFTDFFIPESLKAENGIELKRAQIGVKTTFTVVFWAAVAASISFSGGSYQAALALTLCGSTVATAPLLLRSTSRMDWAGHLIVGPIYILLYFLIHQNGGLSAPAIVWPAILPLLANLFQGRRTAKMWLYAVVLSWGAVLVGTLTGYEFTPTALPPVVANVQRGISLIGMAVTAHVVLQLKDDLQSWLTEEVRLRESETRAVLETAPDGIITVDNEGKVLTANEAAARIFEREHGTIAGEHITALVSSMDQGTLEDLDTGESLEHTGVRSSGEFPAEIAFGTLGDRLILVLRDITERKQAEHEIRQARDAAIHANQAKSAFLANMSHELRTPLNAVIGYSEIIIEEIEYLQKDSPKDGSVVSEFLPDLSRIRTAGTHLLALINDILDLSKIEAGKMSVHVEMFDIHHLVEDIRSTVMPLAEKNHNTLKVEISDELGYMNTDATKMRQILFNLLSNACKFTSDGTITMRMYPSETYKHVVCEVEDTGVGVDEEQLKAIFEAFTQADSSTTREFGGTGLGLTITRHFCELLGGGIEVESTPGKGSLFTVKLATNLRATDTESEDATLAEDLPASLRNAGSQTVLVVDDDPTMRDLLRRLLEREGISVVTAANGSEGLILAEQLRPDVITLDVMMPSMDGWTLLSKIKDHPELCDTPVVMVTMLDESARGFALGADDYLVKPIDRKRLIETLNNYRRPDESTGEILLVEDDEPTRSLMRRTLEDDGWSVVEAEDGRIGLKKLETIDPALVLLDLMMPNLDGFEFLRRLRNHPDYSKVPVIVVTARELSPEEEAQLRRDTSEILTKGGKSGEGFGEHRERLLAQVRQHVRTVISNKRPAPSPEDASPEDAST; encoded by the coding sequence ATGGGTAAGTTTACGGATTTCTTCATCCCGGAATCGCTCAAAGCCGAGAACGGCATTGAGCTTAAACGTGCTCAAATCGGGGTAAAGACAACGTTTACTGTTGTCTTCTGGGCCGCAGTCGCAGCATCGATCTCTTTCTCGGGTGGCTCATATCAGGCCGCACTCGCCCTGACGCTCTGCGGCAGCACCGTGGCCACCGCACCGCTGCTGTTGCGCTCCACGTCGCGCATGGACTGGGCTGGCCACCTGATCGTCGGTCCGATTTACATCCTGCTCTACTTTTTGATTCACCAGAACGGCGGACTCTCCGCGCCAGCGATCGTCTGGCCGGCGATTCTCCCGCTGCTGGCCAACCTCTTCCAGGGGCGCCGCACTGCCAAGATGTGGCTCTACGCCGTCGTATTGAGCTGGGGCGCGGTGCTGGTGGGGACACTCACCGGCTATGAATTCACGCCTACGGCGCTGCCTCCGGTCGTCGCCAATGTGCAGCGAGGCATCAGTCTGATCGGTATGGCGGTCACCGCTCACGTCGTCCTGCAGCTTAAAGACGACCTGCAGAGCTGGCTTACCGAAGAGGTACGCCTGCGCGAGAGCGAAACACGCGCGGTGCTGGAGACTGCCCCCGATGGCATCATCACCGTCGACAACGAGGGCAAGGTGCTCACGGCCAATGAGGCCGCCGCTCGAATCTTTGAGCGCGAGCACGGCACGATCGCCGGAGAGCACATCACCGCACTTGTCAGCTCGATGGATCAAGGCACGCTGGAGGATCTGGACACCGGCGAGTCGCTGGAGCACACCGGCGTCCGCTCCTCCGGGGAGTTCCCCGCCGAGATCGCCTTCGGCACCCTGGGCGACCGCCTTATCCTGGTCCTGCGCGATATCACCGAACGCAAGCAGGCCGAACACGAGATCCGCCAGGCCCGCGATGCCGCCATTCACGCCAACCAGGCCAAGAGCGCATTTTTGGCCAACATGAGCCACGAACTGCGCACCCCGCTCAACGCCGTCATCGGCTACTCCGAGATCATCATCGAGGAGATCGAATACCTCCAGAAGGACTCGCCCAAAGACGGCAGTGTCGTCTCGGAGTTCTTGCCCGACTTAAGCCGCATTCGCACCGCCGGCACCCACCTTCTCGCGCTGATCAACGACATCCTCGACCTCTCCAAAATCGAGGCGGGAAAGATGAGCGTGCACGTCGAGATGTTCGATATTCATCACCTGGTCGAAGACATCCGCTCCACGGTGATGCCCCTGGCCGAGAAGAACCACAATACGCTTAAGGTCGAGATCAGCGACGAGCTCGGCTACATGAACACCGACGCCACCAAGATGCGGCAGATCCTCTTTAACCTGCTTAGCAACGCCTGCAAGTTCACCTCCGATGGCACCATCACCATGCGGATGTACCCCAGTGAGACCTACAAACACGTGGTCTGCGAGGTCGAGGACACCGGGGTGGGCGTCGATGAGGAGCAACTCAAAGCAATCTTCGAGGCGTTTACCCAGGCCGACTCCTCGACCACCCGCGAATTTGGCGGCACCGGCCTTGGCCTGACGATCACCCGCCACTTCTGCGAACTTCTGGGCGGTGGCATTGAAGTGGAATCCACCCCCGGTAAGGGGAGCCTCTTTACGGTCAAGCTGGCCACCAATCTGCGCGCCACCGACACCGAGAGCGAGGATGCTACCCTCGCCGAAGATCTCCCCGCCTCACTCCGAAACGCCGGCAGCCAGACGGTGCTCGTCGTCGATGACGACCCCACCATGCGCGACCTGCTGCGCCGACTGCTGGAGCGTGAGGGCATCTCCGTGGTCACGGCCGCCAATGGTTCCGAAGGCCTGATTCTGGCCGAACAACTTCGTCCAGACGTCATTACCCTCGATGTGATGATGCCCTCGATGGATGGCTGGACACTCCTCTCGAAGATCAAAGATCACCCCGAACTCTGCGACACCCCGGTGGTCATGGTCACCATGCTCGACGAGAGCGCGCGCGGCTTCGCACTGGGAGCCGACGACTACCTGGTCAAACCTATCGACCGCAAACGCCTCATCGAGACGCTCAACAACTACCGACGGCCCGATGAAAGCACTGGCGAGATCCTGCTGGTGGAAGACGATGAGCCCACCCGCTCTCTGATGCGGCGCACCCTGGAAGATGACGGCTGGAGCGTGGTCGAGGCCGAAGACGGTCGCATCGGCCTGAAAAAACTCGAAACCATCGATCCGGCGCTCGTCCTCCTGGATCTGATGATGCCGAACCTCGATGGATTTGAGTTCTTGCGACGCCTGCGCAACCATCCCGACTACAGCAAAGTCCCGGTCATCGTGGTCACAGCCCGGGAACTCTCCCCGGAGGAAGAGGCTCAGCTGCGTCGCGACACAAGTGAGATCCTCACCAAGGGCGGCAAGAGCGGCGAGGGGTTTGGCGAACATCGCGAGCGTCTCCTGGCCCAGGTCCGCCAGCATGTGCGTACCGTGATTTCCAACAAACGCCCTGCCCCCTCCCCGGAGGATGCCTCCCCGGAGGATGCCTCCACCTGA
- a CDS encoding lysylphosphatidylglycerol synthase transmembrane domain-containing protein, producing the protein MTSSSPTPPAGPAPLRLARLMWALVLAVLLYGGFALWADLDQLIPALGKVPVSVVLLACALSSVNYAFRFMRWQLYLDHLDIKVPWRPSLQIFLAGLVMSISPGKVGEVLKSALLRRSYQVPIAHSAPVVFAERLTDLLGLFAIGALGVLTFEFGAGIFVGALVAVLALIGALQSERLVHAVIDGVGRLPKVSRLQPQLRQAYASMRTLLSPALLGSTTLLSALSWSLEGLAFWCILDALGAMELTVYKALFVYAISTLLGALSFLPGGLGLTEGSMVGALLLLGLLSASAPALAATYLIRLTTLWFGVGVGALALLSYERRPPSSPGAPDSPFEHGTT; encoded by the coding sequence ATGACTTCGTCCTCGCCAACGCCCCCTGCCGGGCCCGCCCCCCTGCGCCTGGCACGCCTGATGTGGGCGCTTGTTCTGGCGGTGCTGCTCTACGGCGGTTTTGCGCTCTGGGCCGACCTTGACCAGCTCATCCCGGCCCTGGGGAAGGTGCCGGTCTCGGTGGTCCTTCTGGCGTGCGCGCTCAGTTCGGTGAACTACGCCTTTCGCTTTATGCGCTGGCAACTCTACCTCGACCACCTCGACATCAAGGTGCCCTGGCGGCCCAGCCTGCAGATCTTTCTCGCCGGGCTGGTCATGTCGATCTCTCCGGGCAAGGTCGGTGAGGTACTCAAAAGCGCTCTCTTGCGCCGAAGCTACCAGGTGCCGATCGCACACAGCGCGCCGGTGGTCTTTGCCGAACGCCTCACCGACCTGCTGGGTCTCTTCGCGATTGGAGCACTCGGGGTGCTCACCTTTGAGTTCGGTGCCGGCATCTTCGTCGGAGCACTGGTCGCGGTACTCGCCCTCATCGGCGCGTTGCAGTCCGAGCGGCTCGTCCACGCGGTGATCGACGGCGTCGGACGCCTCCCGAAAGTCTCTCGTCTTCAACCTCAACTTCGTCAGGCGTACGCCTCCATGCGGACGCTGCTCTCGCCAGCACTGCTTGGCTCCACAACCTTGCTCAGCGCGCTGTCCTGGTCGCTGGAGGGCCTGGCGTTCTGGTGCATCCTCGACGCTCTGGGGGCGATGGAGTTGACCGTCTACAAAGCGCTCTTTGTCTACGCGATCTCCACCCTTCTCGGCGCGCTGAGCTTTCTGCCCGGGGGCCTGGGCCTGACCGAAGGCAGCATGGTCGGCGCGCTGCTCCTGCTGGGACTGTTGTCCGCGAGCGCCCCGGCCCTGGCTGCGACCTACCTGATCCGCCTGACGACGCTCTGGTTTGGCGTAGGCGTGGGCGCGCTCGCGTTACTGAGCTATGAGCGACGTCCTCCCTCTTCTCCAGGCGCCCCGGATTCCCCCTTCGAGCACGGCACCACCTGA
- the dnaK gene encoding molecular chaperone DnaK, with protein MERIIGIDLGTTNSCVAIVEGGTPQVIPNKGGYKTTPSVVAITESGRRLVGQMAKRQAITNARHTVYASKRLIGRKWNSSEVRHCIETCPYEIVQGPHEDVRIKLRDKEYSLPEISSIILQEMKLVAQEFLGEEPTKAVVTVPAYFNDNQRTATRDAGRIAGLDIVRIINEPTAAALAYGFGKNLDATVAIYDLGGGTFDISILDIHEGVFDVLSTAGDTFLGGEDFDARIIEHLAFEFAREHKVDLRKDEMALQRLRDAAEKAKIELSSMPETEISLPFIHSRDDGEALHLQTTLTRDAFEELVIDLVQRTIKICQATLQESGLEIDDIDDVILVGGMTRMPRIQVAVRDYFDKAPSKQVHPDEAVALGASVQGAALIEGSSDVLLLDVTPHSLGIMVHGGGFEVLIEANATIPTSHGHIFTTVRDNQTSVKIIVLQGESPNAEENEMLGEFVLSGLRRAPAGEVEVEVAFEISADGIVSVQARDLETGKEQSITVTATSGLTEEEIQNMIEENEDYLVELKRDEELERARGQIRKSVRELEKLTERTISNGDGHLLEHLRERVTRSVENARQALDSKDTARLTTIADEIQQVLQSVKAAAMGA; from the coding sequence ATGGAGCGCATCATCGGAATCGACCTCGGGACCACCAACTCCTGTGTCGCCATCGTTGAAGGCGGCACCCCCCAGGTCATTCCTAATAAAGGTGGCTACAAGACCACCCCCAGCGTCGTGGCGATCACTGAGAGCGGACGCCGACTGGTGGGCCAGATGGCCAAACGTCAGGCCATCACCAACGCTCGTCACACCGTCTACGCCTCCAAGCGCCTCATCGGCAGAAAGTGGAACTCCTCGGAGGTCCGCCACTGCATCGAGACCTGCCCCTACGAGATCGTGCAGGGCCCACACGAAGATGTGCGCATCAAACTTCGCGACAAAGAATACAGCCTGCCCGAGATCTCCAGCATCATTCTCCAGGAGATGAAGCTCGTCGCCCAGGAATTCCTCGGCGAGGAGCCCACCAAAGCGGTGGTGACCGTGCCGGCTTATTTTAACGACAACCAGCGCACCGCCACCCGCGACGCCGGCCGCATCGCAGGGCTCGACATTGTACGCATCATCAACGAGCCCACCGCCGCCGCCCTGGCCTACGGCTTCGGCAAGAACCTCGACGCCACCGTCGCGATCTACGACCTTGGCGGGGGCACCTTTGATATCTCCATCCTCGATATCCACGAGGGCGTCTTCGACGTGCTCTCCACCGCCGGCGACACATTCCTGGGCGGAGAAGACTTCGATGCGCGCATCATTGAGCACCTGGCCTTTGAGTTTGCCCGTGAGCATAAAGTCGATTTACGCAAAGACGAAATGGCTCTGCAGCGTCTTCGCGACGCGGCCGAGAAGGCCAAGATCGAGCTCTCCTCAATGCCGGAGACCGAGATCAGCCTGCCTTTCATTCACAGCCGTGATGACGGCGAAGCCCTCCACCTTCAGACCACACTGACCCGCGACGCGTTTGAGGAGCTGGTCATCGACCTGGTGCAGCGCACCATCAAGATCTGCCAGGCCACTCTCCAGGAGAGCGGCCTTGAGATCGACGACATCGACGACGTGATTCTCGTCGGCGGTATGACACGCATGCCCCGCATTCAGGTCGCGGTGCGCGACTACTTCGACAAAGCCCCCTCCAAGCAGGTGCACCCCGATGAGGCAGTTGCGCTGGGCGCCTCGGTTCAGGGTGCAGCCCTGATCGAGGGCAGCAGCGATGTGCTCCTGCTCGACGTGACCCCGCACAGCCTCGGGATCATGGTGCACGGCGGTGGTTTTGAGGTGCTGATCGAGGCCAATGCCACCATCCCCACCAGCCACGGTCATATCTTCACCACGGTGCGCGACAACCAGACTTCGGTGAAAATCATCGTGCTCCAGGGCGAGTCGCCCAACGCCGAGGAGAACGAGATGCTGGGTGAGTTCGTGCTCAGCGGGCTGCGCCGCGCGCCGGCAGGTGAGGTCGAGGTCGAGGTCGCCTTCGAGATCAGCGCCGACGGCATCGTCTCGGTCCAGGCTCGCGACCTGGAGACGGGCAAGGAGCAGTCGATCACGGTCACCGCCACCAGCGGTCTGACGGAAGAAGAAATCCAGAACATGATCGAGGAGAACGAGGACTACCTGGTGGAACTCAAGCGCGATGAAGAGCTTGAGCGCGCCCGCGGCCAGATTCGTAAATCGGTGCGCGAGCTTGAAAAACTCACCGAGCGGACCATCAGCAACGGTGACGGCCACCTCCTGGAACATCTACGCGAGCGGGTCACCCGAAGCGTTGAGAACGCTCGCCAGGCCCTCGACTCCAAAGACACCGCCCGGCTCACGACCATCGCCGACGAGATTCAGCAGGTCCTCCAGTCGGTGAAAGCCGCCGCCATGGGCGCCTGA
- a CDS encoding J domain-containing protein — protein sequence MSSIDETLAPRALSGVDFKSLKSPLTPEEFFVLSRVDGSMTVAQLCSVSGLGRPLTLECIESLWKNGLIELPGQIPPAPASSTAASPAPAGAASETAEPHEPGEDDLSEAILTRFPVAIEDFHFDRELLEQSVELDDDFKREVVFVHAQLDEVDYYQLLGVDVDCGRRELRGAYFSMSKRYHPDRFFRKVLGDYGMRIEKIFQRITRAYQTLSNRNKRAEYNAFLEQHRQPVPLTELATTPLSQRSEPIEEVASERKREMAFQLLVRRGDAHLERDDVGAALREFRKALTLKRDHALALRVAQSLKDRGNHLDDAVAFARAAHKIEARSVDALRILGELYIMKQSPSDAIYHLERALELRPDDADILAHLQQLRA from the coding sequence ATGTCCTCAATCGATGAGACGCTCGCCCCGCGCGCGCTGAGCGGGGTCGACTTTAAAAGCCTCAAGTCGCCGCTGACTCCCGAAGAGTTCTTTGTGCTCTCGCGCGTCGACGGGTCGATGACCGTCGCCCAGCTCTGCTCGGTCAGCGGGCTGGGGCGTCCCCTCACCCTGGAGTGTATCGAGAGCCTCTGGAAGAACGGGCTCATCGAACTTCCCGGACAGATACCCCCGGCTCCCGCCTCTTCGACCGCGGCCTCACCCGCTCCAGCGGGGGCTGCATCCGAGACCGCTGAGCCCCACGAGCCTGGCGAGGACGACCTCAGTGAGGCCATTCTCACACGCTTCCCGGTGGCGATCGAAGACTTCCACTTCGACCGCGAGCTCCTGGAGCAGAGCGTCGAACTGGACGACGACTTCAAACGCGAAGTTGTCTTCGTGCACGCCCAGCTCGACGAGGTTGACTACTACCAGCTTCTCGGTGTGGACGTGGACTGCGGACGACGCGAGCTTCGCGGCGCGTACTTCTCAATGTCCAAGCGCTACCATCCCGATCGCTTCTTTCGAAAGGTGCTGGGCGATTACGGCATGCGCATCGAAAAGATCTTTCAACGCATCACCCGCGCTTACCAGACCCTCTCCAACCGCAACAAACGTGCGGAATACAACGCTTTCCTGGAGCAGCACCGCCAGCCGGTGCCCCTCACGGAACTCGCCACAACGCCCCTCTCCCAGCGCAGCGAACCGATCGAAGAGGTCGCCAGCGAGCGCAAGCGTGAGATGGCCTTTCAACTGCTGGTACGCCGCGGCGACGCCCACCTGGAACGCGATGATGTAGGTGCCGCGCTGCGTGAGTTCCGAAAAGCGCTCACGCTCAAGCGCGACCACGCCCTGGCCCTTCGGGTCGCTCAAAGCCTCAAAGACCGCGGCAATCACCTCGATGATGCCGTCGCCTTTGCACGCGCCGCTCATAAGATCGAAGCACGTTCCGTTGACGCGCTGCGCATTCTGGGCGAGTTATACATAATGAAACAATCCCCCTCCGACGCGATCTATCACCTGGAGCGCGCGCTGGAGCTTCGACCCGACGACGCCGACATCCTCGCGCACCTCCAACAGCTGCGCGCCTGA
- a CDS encoding acetylornithine transaminase — protein MTDTAELLHKANDLNSPNYAPAPIIFERGQGVRLFDSEGKEYLDFVAGIAVCALGHAHPTLSDALRDQVGRLLHVSNLYYTAEQIALMEALVEKSFADRVFFCNSGAEANEAAIKLARRYQKVVAGRADKTGIVTMTHSFHGRTLAAITATGQPKYHEGFEPLVPGFSYVPFNDLDALRQAVDRNTAAVMVEPVQGEGGVRPADAAYLKGVREICDKHGALLIFDEVQTGVGRTGSLFAYQHYGVTPDIMSLAKGLGGGVPLGATLASAKAWAGWTRGSHASTFGGNPLATRAGHTVLEVIARDNLLENARARGERLQAGLRRLAEHFDVITDVRGLGLMVGAECKGNAASAIASAAQDEGLLINTAGGNTLRFVPPLIITDADVDEALERLERAIEKVVS, from the coding sequence ATGACGGACACCGCCGAGCTGCTTCATAAAGCCAACGACCTCAACAGCCCGAACTACGCGCCTGCGCCCATTATCTTTGAGCGCGGACAGGGCGTGCGCCTCTTTGACTCCGAAGGCAAAGAGTACCTGGACTTTGTGGCCGGCATCGCCGTCTGTGCGCTCGGACACGCCCACCCCACTCTGAGCGATGCGTTGCGCGATCAGGTCGGGCGTCTTCTGCACGTCTCCAACCTCTATTATACCGCAGAACAGATCGCGCTGATGGAGGCCCTCGTCGAGAAGAGCTTTGCCGACCGGGTCTTCTTCTGCAACTCGGGCGCCGAGGCCAATGAGGCCGCGATTAAGCTTGCCCGTCGCTACCAGAAGGTCGTCGCCGGACGCGCTGATAAGACCGGCATCGTCACCATGACGCACTCCTTTCACGGACGCACTCTGGCGGCGATCACAGCCACCGGCCAACCGAAGTACCACGAGGGCTTTGAGCCTCTGGTCCCGGGCTTTAGCTATGTGCCCTTCAACGATCTGGACGCCCTGCGCCAGGCTGTCGATCGCAATACTGCCGCTGTCATGGTGGAGCCCGTGCAGGGCGAAGGAGGCGTGCGCCCCGCCGATGCGGCCTACCTTAAAGGGGTGCGCGAGATCTGCGATAAGCACGGTGCGCTGCTGATCTTCGACGAGGTCCAGACCGGCGTCGGCCGCACCGGCTCACTCTTCGCCTACCAGCACTACGGGGTTACCCCGGATATTATGAGCCTGGCCAAGGGCCTGGGTGGCGGGGTGCCCCTGGGCGCAACGCTCGCCAGTGCGAAGGCCTGGGCAGGATGGACCCGCGGCAGCCACGCCTCGACCTTCGGGGGTAACCCGCTGGCCACACGCGCTGGCCACACCGTGCTTGAGGTCATCGCCCGCGACAACCTCCTGGAGAACGCCCGCGCCCGTGGCGAGCGCCTCCAGGCCGGCCTGCGCCGCCTGGCCGAGCATTTTGACGTCATCACCGACGTCCGGGGACTGGGGCTGATGGTCGGCGCGGAATGCAAAGGCAACGCCGCCTCGGCCATTGCCTCCGCCGCCCAGGACGAGGGCCTGCTGATCAACACCGCCGGCGGGAACACCCTGCGTTTTGTGCCTCCGCTGATCATCACGGACGCTGACGTCGATGAGGCGCTTGAGCGCCTGGAGCGCGCCATTGAGAAGGTCGTGTCCTGA